One region of Erythrolamprus reginae isolate rEryReg1 chromosome 8, rEryReg1.hap1, whole genome shotgun sequence genomic DNA includes:
- the LOC139170746 gene encoding actin-like, with protein MSQSRIAVIIDNGSGLCKAGFSGEEAPRTMVATVVGYPKTRAIMFGPIQRACYVGKEAQAKRGILYFKYPVEHGIVTSWDDMEKIWRYIYRHGLKVRAKERPVLLTEAPMNPTVNREKMTEIMFEHFQVPAMFVGLQALMALYASARTTGLVLDSGAGVTLTVPIYKGHCLLHAISRMNFAGRDITRYLSTLLLESGHNFLSSAEKEIVKNIKENLCYVALDSSRPKGNVSIREYTLPDGTPVKIGDQLFRAPESLFNPTEAGVTAPGIHQMVAETVSKCEGSIRQDLWRSLIVAGGSTLFPGLTERLLKELQSLGPQGLPTKLEAPANRIHSVWIGASVLTSLPSFQKMWVTQQEYREVGSTVLQKKCF; from the coding sequence ATGTCTCAGTCAAGGATAGCTGTCATTATTGACAATGGATCAGGACTCTGCAAAGCGGGTTTTTCTGGGGAGGAGGCTCCCAGGACCATGGTGGCTACAGTTGTCGGCTACCCAAAGACCCGAGCGATCATGTTTGGCCCCATTCAGAGAGCATGTTACGTCGGCAAGGAAGCCCAAGCCAAGAGAGGGATCTTATATTTTAAATACCCAGTGGAACACGGGATCGTGACCTCCTGGGATGATATGGAGAAGATCTGGAGGTACATCTACAGGCATGGGCTCAAGGTGAGAGCCAAGGAGAGGCCGGTGCTGTTGACAGAAGCCCCCATGAACCCAACAGTAAACCGAGAGAAGATGACAGAGATTATGTTTGAGCATTTCCAGGTGCCGGCCATGTTTGTAGGCCTTCAAGCCTTGATGGCCTTGTATGCTTCTGCCCGTACCACAGGGTTGGTTTTAGATAGCGGCGCCGGAGTCACGTTGACTGTCCCCATCTACAAAGGCCACTGCTTGCTCCATGCCATCTCCAGGATGAATTTCGCAGGGCGCGATATCACCAGATATCTCTCCACCCTCCTGTTGGAGAGCGGGCACAATTTCCTGAGCTCGGCCGAGAAGGAGATTGTGAAGAACATCAAGGAGAACCTATGCTACGTGGCTCTGGATTCAAGTCGCCCGAAAGGCAACGTGTCCATCCGTGAATATACTCTCCCTGACGGCACGCCGGTCAAGATCGGAGACCAGCTCTTCCGAGCTCCAGAATCCTTGTTTAACCCAACGGAGGCAGGAGTTACGGCACCGGGGATCCACCAAATGGTCGCCGAGACCGTCTCCAAATGTGAAGGAAGCATCCGCCAGGACCTCTGGAGAAGCCTTATCGTAGCGGGAGGATCGACCCTTTTCCCAGGCCTCACCGAACGTCTTCTCAAAGAGCTACAAAGCCTAGGCCCTCAGGGCCTGCCAACCAAATTGGAAGCCCCGGCAAACCGGATTCATTCCGTCTGGATCGGTGCGTCGGTGCTCACCAGCTTGCCTTCGTTTCAGAAAATGTGGGTCACGCAGCAAGAATACAGGGAAGTGGGCTCTACGGTGCTGCAGAAGAAATGCTTCTGA